The Pseudomonas sp. TH06 genome has a window encoding:
- a CDS encoding ATP-binding protein: protein MIRSLRVRLMLAATTLAVLFMLALLPAMQGAFSLALQDSIEQRLASDVTTLISAARIENGKLVMPTQLPDERFNLADFRLLGYIYDREGHLVWRSKATQEEQINYKPRYDGLGNEFARIREVNGQEFFVYDVEVKLLGGKSAAFSIVALQPVREYETTLEGLRENLYLGFGAALLVLLALLWIGLTWGLKALRQLSQELDEIEGGTRESLTEQHPRELLRLTGSLNRLLLSERQQRSRYRDSLDDLAHSLKTPLAVLQGVSEDMAQRPKDLDQAWVLQSQIERMSQQISYQLQRASLRKSGLVRHQVRLQPVLKSLCDTLDKVYRDKRVRVAFDLPEHCYVPIEQGALLEMMGNLLENAYRLCLGEVRISVRESLAGIELCVEDDGPGVPPDQRARILERGERLDRQHPGQGIGLAVVKDIIESYNAKLMLGDSPMGGAAFRIHFPAV, encoded by the coding sequence TTGATTCGTTCGCTTCGCGTTCGGCTGATGCTCGCCGCCACCACGTTGGCGGTGTTGTTCATGCTCGCCTTGCTGCCGGCCATGCAGGGCGCGTTCAGCCTCGCGTTGCAGGACTCGATCGAGCAGCGCCTGGCCTCGGACGTCACCACGCTGATCTCGGCCGCGCGCATTGAAAACGGCAAACTGGTCATGCCGACGCAATTGCCGGACGAGCGTTTCAACCTCGCCGACTTCCGCTTGCTTGGCTATATCTACGACCGTGAAGGGCATCTGGTATGGCGCTCGAAAGCCACCCAGGAAGAGCAGATCAACTACAAACCGCGATACGACGGACTCGGCAACGAGTTCGCGCGAATTCGTGAGGTCAACGGTCAGGAGTTCTTCGTCTACGACGTTGAAGTGAAGCTCCTCGGTGGCAAAAGTGCAGCCTTCAGCATCGTCGCCCTGCAACCGGTGCGCGAGTACGAAACGACCCTCGAAGGCTTGCGCGAAAATCTCTATCTGGGCTTCGGTGCCGCTTTGCTGGTGCTGCTGGCGCTGTTGTGGATCGGCTTGACCTGGGGCCTCAAGGCCTTGCGTCAACTCAGTCAGGAACTCGATGAAATCGAGGGCGGCACCCGTGAAAGCCTGACCGAACAACACCCGCGAGAACTGCTGCGCCTGACCGGCTCGCTGAACCGCTTGCTGCTGAGCGAACGTCAGCAGCGCAGCCGTTATCGCGACTCTCTGGATGACTTGGCGCATAGCCTGAAAACGCCGTTGGCGGTGCTGCAGGGTGTCAGTGAGGACATGGCGCAGCGGCCCAAGGATCTGGATCAGGCGTGGGTGCTGCAGAGCCAGATCGAGCGGATGAGTCAGCAGATCAGCTATCAACTGCAGCGGGCCAGTCTGCGTAAAAGCGGTCTGGTGCGGCATCAGGTGCGCCTGCAACCGGTGCTTAAAAGTCTGTGTGACACGTTGGACAAGGTCTACCGCGACAAGCGGGTGCGGGTGGCGTTTGATCTGCCTGAGCATTGTTATGTGCCGATCGAGCAGGGCGCGTTGCTGGAGATGATGGGTAACTTGCTGGAGAACGCTTATCGGCTATGTCTGGGTGAGGTGCGGATCAGTGTGCGTGAGAGCCTTGCCGGGATTGAGTTGTGTGTTGAGGATGATGGGCCGGGGGTGCCGCCGGATCAGCGGGCGCGGATTCTGGAGCGTGGGGAGCGGCTGGATCGGCAGCATCCGGGGCAGGGGATCGGGTTGGCTGTGGTCAAGGACATTATCGAGAGTTACAACGCGAAGTTGATGTTGGGGGATTCGCCTATGGGGGGGGCTGCGTTTCGGATTCATTTTCCTGCGGTTTGA
- a CDS encoding response regulator, producing the protein MEQQAFQVLIVEDDLRLAELTRDYLQANGLRVEIEGNGAQAAARIIKEQPDLVILDLMLPGEDGLSICRKVRDRYDGPILMLTARTDDADQIQGLDLGADDYVCKPVRPRLLLARIQALLRRSDTPGPATEKSRRLQFGPLVVDDALREAWLSNNGIELTSAEFDLLWLLVSNAGRILSREEIFTALRGIGYDGQDRSIDVRISRIRPKIGDDPDHPRLIKTIRSKGYLFVPEACADLPL; encoded by the coding sequence GTGGAGCAACAAGCCTTTCAGGTATTGATAGTCGAGGATGATCTGCGTCTGGCCGAACTCACTCGCGACTACCTGCAAGCCAATGGACTGCGTGTCGAAATCGAAGGCAATGGTGCGCAGGCGGCGGCGCGGATCATCAAGGAACAACCGGATCTGGTGATCCTCGATCTGATGCTGCCCGGTGAAGATGGCCTGAGCATCTGCCGCAAGGTGCGCGACCGTTATGACGGGCCGATCCTGATGCTCACGGCGCGTACCGACGATGCCGACCAGATTCAGGGGCTTGATCTGGGCGCCGACGATTACGTCTGCAAACCGGTGCGCCCGCGCCTGTTGCTGGCGCGGATCCAGGCGTTGCTGCGACGCAGTGACACACCGGGGCCCGCCACGGAAAAAAGCCGTCGACTGCAATTCGGTCCGCTGGTGGTCGACGATGCTTTGCGCGAAGCCTGGTTGAGCAACAACGGCATCGAGTTGACCAGCGCCGAATTCGATCTGCTCTGGCTGTTGGTATCCAATGCCGGGCGAATTCTGTCTCGCGAAGAAATCTTCACCGCTCTGCGCGGCATCGGCTATGACGGCCAGGATCGCTCGATCGATGTGCGCATCTCGCGCATCCGCCCGAAAATCGGCGATGACCCCGATCACCCGCGCCTGATCAAGACCATCCGCAGCAAAGGCTATCTGTTTGTCCCGGAAGCCTGCGCAGACCTGCCGCTGTGA
- a CDS encoding CaiB/BaiF CoA-transferase family protein has protein sequence MSAPLASLKILDFSTLLPGPFASLLLADMGAEVLRIESPTRLDLLRVLPPHDQGMSASHAYLNRNKRSLALDLKQPAALDVVKQLLADYDIVLEQFRPGVMERLGLGYEALKAINPKLIYVSITGYGQTGPYKDRAGHDINYLALAGLSSYTGRADSGPLPLGMQVADVAGGSLHGVIGLLAAVIARQQSGQGTHLDVSMTDCAFSLNAMAGAGYLACGESPGREDQMLNGGSFYDYYRSRDGRWMSVGSLEPGFMQQLCTALSRPELAAQGLSPKPEQQQALKDALKVEFEKHAFAELCELFAGIDACVEPVLSLGEAVQHPQLQARELVTQVPRGDGTSQAQMACPLKFSEGLLAPRHIGAVLGQHTDEVLGELGFSVERIAELRSAKVIL, from the coding sequence ATGTCCGCACCGCTGGCCTCACTGAAAATCCTCGATTTCTCGACGCTGCTGCCGGGGCCGTTTGCCTCGCTGTTGCTGGCGGACATGGGCGCCGAAGTGCTGCGGATCGAGTCGCCGACGCGTCTGGATCTGCTGCGGGTATTGCCGCCCCACGATCAGGGAATGTCGGCCAGTCATGCCTATCTCAATCGCAACAAACGCAGCCTAGCACTCGACCTGAAACAACCCGCAGCGCTGGACGTGGTCAAGCAACTGCTGGCCGATTACGACATCGTCCTGGAGCAGTTTCGCCCCGGTGTGATGGAGCGTCTGGGCCTGGGTTATGAAGCGCTGAAGGCGATCAACCCGAAGCTGATATACGTGTCGATCACTGGCTACGGCCAGACCGGGCCGTACAAGGATCGCGCCGGGCATGACATCAACTACCTGGCGCTGGCCGGGCTCTCCAGTTACACCGGTCGCGCCGACAGCGGGCCGCTGCCGCTGGGCATGCAGGTGGCGGATGTTGCCGGTGGTTCGCTGCACGGGGTGATCGGGCTGCTGGCGGCGGTGATTGCCCGGCAGCAAAGCGGGCAGGGCACACATCTGGACGTGAGCATGACCGACTGCGCGTTCAGCCTGAACGCCATGGCCGGCGCCGGGTATCTGGCCTGCGGTGAGTCGCCGGGTCGGGAAGATCAGATGCTCAACGGCGGCAGCTTTTACGACTACTACCGTTCCCGGGATGGCCGCTGGATGTCTGTGGGTAGTCTGGAACCGGGGTTCATGCAGCAGTTGTGTACGGCGTTGAGCCGGCCGGAGTTGGCGGCGCAAGGGTTGTCGCCGAAACCCGAGCAACAGCAGGCGCTGAAGGATGCTTTGAAGGTCGAATTCGAAAAACATGCCTTTGCCGAACTGTGCGAGTTGTTTGCCGGCATCGACGCGTGTGTCGAACCGGTGTTGAGTCTGGGCGAGGCGGTGCAGCATCCGCAATTGCAGGCGCGGGAATTGGTGACGCAGGTGCCGCGTGGGGATGGGACGAGTCAGGCGCAGATGGCCTGTCCGTTGAAGTTTTCAGAGGGCTTGCTGGCACCGCGGCATATCGGGGCGGTGTTGGGGCAGCATACGGATGAGGTGTTGGGGGAGTTGGGGTTCAGTGTTGAGCGGATTGCTGAATTGCGTTCGGCCAAGGTAATTCTTTAG
- a CDS encoding dienelactone hydrolase family protein, which yields MRLYLALILLAVSSLTQAAIKTEEIPYQSADGTQLIGYYAYDDAIKGKRPGIVVVHEWWGLNEYAKRRARDLAELGYSALAIDMYGEGKNTEHPKDAMAFMQAATQDAAASSKRFEAGLNLLKKQPQTDVNKLAAIGYCFGGGVVLNAARQGEPLAGVVSFHGALATKTPATPGSVKAKILVEHGALDSMVTPDNVSAFKSEMDKAGADYKFVSLEGAKHGFTNPDADRLSHGEHGGPDIGYNKAADEKSWADMKAFFQKIFS from the coding sequence ATGCGCCTGTACCTCGCCCTCATCTTGCTGGCCGTCAGCAGCCTCACCCAAGCCGCAATCAAGACTGAAGAAATCCCCTATCAAAGCGCCGACGGCACGCAGCTGATTGGCTACTACGCCTACGACGACGCCATCAAAGGCAAACGCCCGGGGATTGTCGTGGTGCACGAATGGTGGGGCCTGAACGAATACGCCAAGCGCCGCGCGCGGGATCTGGCTGAACTTGGCTACAGCGCGCTGGCGATTGATATGTACGGTGAAGGCAAGAACACCGAGCACCCAAAAGACGCCATGGCGTTCATGCAGGCGGCGACCCAGGATGCGGCGGCTTCCAGCAAACGATTCGAGGCAGGGCTGAACCTGCTGAAGAAACAACCGCAGACCGACGTGAACAAACTTGCGGCCATCGGTTACTGCTTCGGCGGTGGCGTGGTGCTGAATGCGGCGCGCCAGGGTGAGCCGCTGGCTGGAGTGGTGAGTTTCCACGGCGCACTGGCGACCAAGACCCCGGCCACGCCCGGCAGTGTGAAGGCGAAAATTCTGGTGGAGCATGGCGCCCTGGACAGCATGGTCACGCCGGATAACGTCAGCGCCTTCAAATCAGAAATGGACAAGGCCGGTGCTGACTACAAGTTCGTCAGCCTGGAGGGCGCCAAGCATGGCTTTACCAATCCGGATGCCGATCGCTTGAGCCACGGCGAGCATGGCGGCCCGGATATCGGCTACAACAAGGCGGCCGATGAAAAATCCTGGGCGGACATGAAAGCGTTCTTCCAGAAGATCTTCAGCTGA
- a CDS encoding Yip1 family protein, with protein sequence MIHHVVGLFTHPDQEWKEIRGDQEESISHMYLTHTLILAAIPAVSAFIGTTQVGWVIGSRAPVMLTVESAIWMTVMSYLAMLGGVAVMGAFVHWMARTYDANPSLARCVAFATYTATPLFVGGLAALYPHMWLGMIVGTAAICYTVYLLYVGLPTFMNIPSDEGFLFSSSVLAVGLVVLVAIMAFTVIVWGLGVGPVYTN encoded by the coding sequence ATGATCCATCACGTAGTGGGACTTTTTACCCACCCCGATCAGGAATGGAAGGAAATCCGTGGCGACCAAGAGGAAAGCATCAGCCACATGTACCTGACACACACGCTGATTCTGGCGGCGATCCCCGCTGTCTCGGCGTTCATCGGCACCACACAGGTCGGTTGGGTAATCGGCAGTCGCGCGCCGGTCATGCTCACGGTCGAAAGCGCCATCTGGATGACCGTCATGTCGTACCTGGCGATGCTCGGCGGGGTCGCGGTCATGGGCGCCTTTGTGCACTGGATGGCCCGCACCTATGACGCCAACCCGAGCCTGGCCCGTTGCGTGGCGTTTGCCACCTACACCGCGACACCGTTGTTTGTCGGCGGGCTGGCGGCGCTGTATCCGCATATGTGGCTGGGGATGATCGTCGGCACGGCGGCCATCTGCTACACGGTTTACCTGCTGTATGTGGGGCTGCCGACCTTCATGAATATTCCATCGGACGAAGGTTTCCTGTTTTCCAGTTCAGTGCTGGCGGTGGGTCTGGTGGTGCTGGTGGCCATCATGGCGTTCACCGTGATCGTCTGGGGTCTGGGCGTGGGGCCGGTCTACACCAACTGA
- a CDS encoding 4'-phosphopantetheinyl transferase superfamily protein: MNPTPALPACCTPLNAHWPLPTVLPDTVLLSTHFDPAQLLGDDFQRSAIEPPPSIQRSVAKRQAEFLAGRICARAALQQLEGTTVIPAIGEDRAPVWPAHICGSITHSTGRAAAIVANKQHWRGLGMDLENLLNPERAERLAGEILIPAEMQRMAAGGRDQLALLVTLTFSVKESLFKALYPIVQKRFYFEHAEVLEWTEHGHVRLRLLTDLSNEWCNGTELDAQFGVQDGQLLSLVSIPA, from the coding sequence ATGAATCCTACCCCCGCCCTGCCCGCCTGCTGCACCCCGCTCAATGCCCATTGGCCGTTGCCGACGGTGTTGCCTGATACCGTGTTGCTCAGCACCCATTTCGATCCGGCACAACTGCTCGGCGATGACTTCCAGCGCAGCGCCATCGAGCCACCGCCAAGCATTCAGCGCTCGGTGGCCAAGCGGCAGGCGGAGTTTCTCGCCGGGCGCATCTGCGCCCGTGCGGCATTGCAACAATTGGAAGGCACAACGGTGATCCCGGCGATTGGCGAAGATCGTGCACCGGTGTGGCCGGCACATATCTGCGGCTCGATCACCCACAGCACCGGGCGCGCCGCAGCGATTGTCGCCAACAAGCAGCATTGGCGCGGTTTGGGCATGGATCTCGAAAACCTGCTCAACCCCGAGCGCGCCGAGCGTCTCGCCGGGGAAATCCTCATACCGGCAGAGATGCAGCGCATGGCGGCAGGTGGGCGGGATCAGTTGGCGTTGCTGGTGACGCTGACGTTTTCGGTGAAGGAGAGTTTGTTCAAGGCGCTGTACCCGATCGTGCAAAAGCGCTTTTACTTCGAACATGCTGAAGTGCTGGAGTGGACGGAACACGGCCATGTGCGCCTGCGTTTGTTGACGGACCTGTCGAATGAATGGTGCAACGGCACAGAACTGGACGCGCAGTTCGGGGTGCAGGATGGACAATTGTTGAGTCTGGTCAGCATTCCTGCTTGA
- a CDS encoding ATP-binding protein: protein MNSIFLRIYGGMCAALILVAVLGVLALNLLNQVRSEQYRERLAHGTFSLMADNLQPMNETERHRALLVWERLLGIPLALKKFAETDLDLTQRTRVQRGQALVEQTGPHAAKVYRLVSDKEQLVLVGEVQQISEQLARATIYLLADELVRVPVGEQPKRLAQIKQEKGFGFDLRLVTVNDADMDEDQSRRVSEGDTVMALGKGGDSIRVFAGMVGTPWVLEIGPLYQMNPYPPEWLVLIAALGLSLIGLIVYLLVRQLERRLRGLEAAATRIAKGSLETRVPARGADSVGRLASAFNKMAEHLQQLLAIQRELVRAVSHELRTPVARLRFGLEMIGSAATPQALEKYREGMDHDIEDLDKLVDEMLTYARLEQGSPALTFQRIDLDALVNQVIEELAPLRAGVTVQRGLCLSAADNDDAWVEAEPRYLHRALQNLVSNAMRHARSNVTVSYQVGQLRCRVDVEDDGPGVPEVAWERIFTPFLRLDDSRTRASGGHGLGLSIVRRIIHWHDGRAIIGKSKSLGGACFSLSWPRNQERR from the coding sequence GTGAACTCGATCTTCCTGCGCATTTACGGCGGCATGTGCGCAGCGCTGATTCTGGTGGCGGTGCTCGGCGTGCTCGCGCTGAACCTGCTTAACCAGGTGCGCAGCGAGCAATACCGCGAGCGCCTGGCCCATGGCACGTTCTCGCTGATGGCCGACAACCTGCAACCGATGAACGAAACCGAGCGCCATCGTGCGCTGCTGGTGTGGGAGCGTTTGCTCGGAATTCCGCTGGCGTTGAAAAAGTTTGCCGAGACCGACCTAGACCTGACCCAGCGCACTCGGGTGCAGCGTGGTCAGGCGCTGGTGGAGCAGACCGGGCCGCATGCCGCAAAGGTCTACCGGCTGGTCAGCGACAAGGAACAGCTGGTGCTGGTCGGAGAGGTGCAGCAGATCAGCGAGCAATTGGCCCGCGCGACCATTTATCTGCTGGCCGATGAGCTGGTGCGTGTGCCAGTGGGCGAACAACCCAAGCGGCTGGCGCAGATAAAGCAAGAGAAGGGCTTCGGGTTCGATCTGCGTCTGGTCACGGTGAACGACGCCGACATGGATGAAGATCAGAGCCGACGCGTGTCCGAGGGCGACACGGTGATGGCGCTGGGCAAGGGCGGCGATTCGATCCGCGTGTTTGCCGGCATGGTCGGCACACCGTGGGTGCTGGAAATCGGTCCGCTGTATCAGATGAATCCGTATCCGCCGGAGTGGCTGGTGTTGATCGCCGCGCTTGGCCTGAGTTTGATCGGCCTTATCGTTTATCTGTTGGTGCGCCAGCTCGAACGGCGTTTGCGCGGCCTCGAAGCGGCGGCCACGCGCATCGCCAAGGGCAGCCTGGAAACCCGTGTGCCGGCGCGCGGTGCTGACTCGGTCGGGCGCCTGGCCTCGGCGTTCAACAAAATGGCTGAGCATTTGCAGCAGTTGCTGGCGATCCAGCGCGAACTGGTGCGCGCGGTGTCCCACGAGTTGCGCACGCCGGTGGCGCGCTTGCGTTTCGGTCTGGAGATGATCGGTTCGGCGGCCACCCCGCAAGCGCTGGAAAAGTACCGTGAGGGCATGGATCACGACATCGAGGACCTCGATAAACTGGTCGACGAAATGCTCACCTATGCGCGGCTGGAGCAGGGCTCGCCGGCGCTGACGTTCCAGCGCATTGATCTCGACGCGCTGGTCAATCAGGTCATCGAAGAACTGGCGCCGTTGCGCGCCGGGGTCACGGTGCAGCGCGGCTTGTGCCTGTCGGCTGCGGATAACGACGATGCCTGGGTCGAGGCCGAGCCGCGTTATTTGCACCGGGCATTGCAGAATCTGGTGAGCAACGCCATGCGCCATGCGCGTTCGAATGTTACGGTGAGTTATCAGGTCGGGCAACTGCGTTGCCGGGTGGACGTCGAGGACGACGGCCCAGGTGTGCCGGAAGTGGCGTGGGAGCGAATCTTCACGCCGTTCCTGCGTCTGGATGACAGCCGCACCCGGGCGTCAGGCGGACATGGATTGGGCTTGTCGATTGTGCGGCGGATCATCCACTGGCATGACGGCCGGGCGATCATTGGCAAGAGCAAGAGTCTGGGTGGGGCTTGCTTCAGCCTGAGCTGGCCGAGGAATCAGGAACGCCGCTGA
- a CDS encoding response regulator transcription factor, whose translation MKLLVVEDEALLRHHLQTRLTESGHVVESVANAEEALYQTGQFNFDLAVIDLGLPGMGGLDLIRQLRSGGKTFPILILTARGNWQDKVEGLAAGADDYVVKPFQFEELDARLNALLRRSSGFTQSTIVAGPLLLDLNRKQATLDEQPLALTAYEYRILEYLMRHHQQVVPKDRLMEQLYPDDDERDPNVIEVLVGRLRRKLEGPAGFKPIDTVRGLGYLFNERCT comes from the coding sequence ATGAAACTGTTGGTCGTCGAAGATGAAGCGCTGTTGCGCCATCACCTGCAAACCCGTCTGACGGAGAGCGGTCATGTGGTCGAGTCCGTGGCCAATGCCGAAGAGGCGTTGTACCAGACCGGACAGTTCAACTTTGACCTGGCGGTGATCGATCTCGGTCTGCCGGGCATGGGCGGTCTCGATCTGATTCGCCAGTTGCGCTCGGGCGGCAAGACCTTCCCGATCCTGATCCTCACCGCGCGCGGCAACTGGCAGGACAAGGTCGAAGGCCTCGCTGCCGGTGCCGACGATTACGTGGTCAAGCCGTTCCAGTTCGAAGAACTCGACGCACGTCTGAATGCCTTGCTGCGCCGTTCCAGCGGTTTCACCCAGTCGACCATCGTTGCCGGCCCGCTGTTACTTGACCTCAATCGCAAGCAGGCGACCCTCGACGAGCAACCGCTGGCACTGACTGCGTATGAGTACCGGATCCTCGAATACCTCATGCGCCATCACCAGCAAGTGGTGCCCAAGGATCGCTTGATGGAACAACTCTATCCGGACGACGACGAGCGCGATCCGAACGTCATCGAAGTGCTGGTCGGCCGCTTGCGCCGCAAGCTCGAAGGCCCGGCCGGGTTCAAACCGATCGACACCGTGCGGGGCCTCGGCTACCTGTTCAATGAGCGCTGCACTTGA
- a CDS encoding dicarboxylate/amino acid:cation symporter produces the protein MTTRQPLYKSLYFQVIVAICIGIALGHYYPQFGVAVKPLGDGFIKLIKMIIAPIIFCTVVSGIAGMQSMKSVGKTGGYALLYFEIVSTIALLVGLVVVNVVQPGNGMHIDVATLDASKVASYVAAGADQSVVGFLLNVIPTTIVGAFATGDILQVLMFSVIFGFALHRLGDYGRPILDFIDRFAHVMFNIINMIMKLAPIGAFGAMAFTIGAYGVGSLVQLGQLMICFYITCLAFILIVLGGIARMHGFSVLKMIRYIREELLIVLGTSSSESVLPRMLIKMERLGAKKSVVGLVIPTGYSFNLDGTAIYLTMAAVFIAQATDTHMDITHQITLLVVLLLSSKGAAGVTGSGFIVLAATLSAVGHLPVAGLALILGIDRFMSEARALTNLVGNAVATIVVAKWVKELDTDTLQAELASGGRGIADTRPEDDLGVAEGPTPSNVK, from the coding sequence ATGACGACTCGTCAGCCACTGTACAAATCCCTGTATTTCCAGGTGATCGTCGCAATTTGTATCGGTATCGCGCTCGGTCACTACTACCCGCAATTCGGCGTGGCGGTAAAACCGCTGGGTGACGGGTTCATCAAACTGATCAAAATGATCATCGCCCCCATCATCTTCTGCACCGTGGTCAGCGGCATCGCCGGCATGCAGAGCATGAAGTCGGTCGGCAAGACCGGTGGGTACGCACTCCTGTACTTCGAAATCGTTTCGACCATCGCCCTGCTGGTCGGTCTGGTCGTGGTCAACGTCGTGCAGCCGGGCAACGGCATGCACATCGACGTCGCCACCCTCGACGCTTCGAAAGTTGCTTCTTATGTAGCAGCCGGTGCTGACCAGAGCGTTGTCGGCTTCCTGCTCAACGTGATTCCGACCACCATCGTTGGCGCGTTCGCGACCGGTGACATCCTGCAAGTGCTGATGTTCTCGGTGATCTTCGGTTTCGCCCTGCATCGCCTGGGTGACTACGGTCGTCCGATCCTCGACTTCATCGATCGCTTCGCTCACGTGATGTTCAACATCATCAACATGATCATGAAGCTCGCGCCAATCGGTGCCTTCGGCGCGATGGCATTCACCATCGGTGCCTACGGTGTCGGCTCGCTGGTGCAGTTGGGTCAACTGATGATCTGCTTCTACATCACGTGTCTGGCGTTCATCCTGATCGTGCTCGGCGGTATCGCGCGCATGCACGGTTTCAGCGTGCTGAAGATGATCCGCTACATCCGTGAAGAGCTGCTGATCGTACTCGGCACCTCGTCGTCGGAATCGGTACTGCCACGCATGCTGATCAAGATGGAGCGTCTGGGCGCGAAGAAATCGGTAGTGGGTCTGGTGATCCCGACCGGTTACTCGTTCAACCTCGACGGTACCGCGATCTACTTGACCATGGCGGCCGTGTTCATTGCTCAGGCAACTGACACGCACATGGACATCACCCATCAGATCACCCTGCTGGTGGTGTTGCTGCTGTCCTCCAAAGGCGCAGCCGGTGTGACCGGTTCGGGCTTCATCGTGCTGGCGGCGACCCTGTCGGCGGTAGGTCACCTGCCGGTGGCCGGTCTGGCGCTGATCCTCGGCATCGACCGCTTCATGTCTGAAGCGCGCGCACTGACCAACCTGGTGGGTAACGCTGTAGCGACCATCGTGGTTGCCAAGTGGGTGAAAGAGCTGGACACCGATACCCTGCAAGCCGAGCTGGCATCGGGCGGTCGCGGTATTGCTGATACCCGTCCTGAAGATGATCTGGGTGTGGCTGAAGGCCCGACGCCGAGCAACGTCAAGTAA
- the ttcA gene encoding tRNA 2-thiocytidine(32) synthetase TtcA gives MGTLTVNQNKLQKRLRRLAGEAVADFNMIEDGDKVMVCLSGGKDSYTMLDVLMHLQKVAPIKFEIVAVNMDQKQPGFPEHVLPAYLKELGIEYHIVEKDTYSVVKELIPEGKTTCSLCSRLRRGTLYTFADEIGATKMALGHHRDDIVETFFLNMFFNGTLKAMPPKLRADDGRNVVIRPLAYCNEKDIQAYSDLKEFPIIPCNLCGSQENLQRQVVKEMLQDWDRKTPGRTESIFRSLQNVVPSQLADRNLFDFTSLKIDETAASRFVNVVNL, from the coding sequence ATGGGCACTCTTACGGTCAATCAGAACAAACTGCAAAAGCGCCTGCGCCGCCTGGCCGGCGAAGCGGTCGCCGACTTCAACATGATCGAAGACGGCGACAAGGTCATGGTCTGCCTGTCCGGGGGCAAGGACAGCTACACCATGCTCGACGTGCTGATGCACCTGCAGAAGGTTGCACCGATCAAGTTCGAGATCGTCGCGGTGAACATGGACCAGAAGCAGCCGGGGTTCCCCGAGCACGTCCTGCCGGCCTACCTGAAAGAGCTGGGCATCGAGTACCACATCGTCGAAAAAGACACCTATTCGGTGGTTAAAGAGCTGATCCCGGAAGGCAAGACCACCTGCTCGCTGTGCTCGCGCCTGCGTCGCGGCACGCTGTACACCTTCGCCGACGAAATTGGTGCGACCAAAATGGCCCTTGGTCATCACCGTGATGACATCGTCGAAACGTTCTTCCTCAACATGTTCTTCAACGGCACCCTTAAGGCGATGCCGCCCAAGTTGCGCGCCGATGACGGCCGCAACGTGGTGATTCGTCCGCTGGCGTACTGCAACGAGAAAGACATCCAGGCCTACTCGGACCTCAAGGAATTCCCGATCATTCCGTGCAACCTCTGCGGTTCGCAGGAAAACCTGCAGCGTCAGGTGGTCAAGGAAATGCTCCAGGACTGGGACCGCAAGACCCCGGGCCGCACCGAAAGTATTTTCCGCAGTCTGCAGAATGTGGTGCCGTCGCAACTGGCCGACCGCAACCTGTTCGACTTCACCAGCCTGAAGATCGACGAGACGGCGGCTTCGCGCTTCGTTAACGTCGTCAACCTCTAA
- a CDS encoding SprT family zinc-dependent metalloprotease — MPEQLNTRVEDCYQLAESFFKRHFQRPVVSLKLRGQKAGVAHLHENLLRFNPQLYRENTEHFLKQTVAHEVAHLIAHQLFGDRIQPHGEEWQLIMRGVYELPPDRCHTYAIKRRSVTRYIYKCPCADSDFPFSAQRHSLVRQGRRYLCRRCRNTLVFSGEMRVE, encoded by the coding sequence ATGCCCGAGCAACTCAATACCCGCGTCGAAGACTGTTACCAACTCGCTGAATCCTTTTTCAAACGTCATTTCCAACGCCCCGTGGTGAGCCTCAAGCTGCGCGGGCAAAAAGCCGGGGTCGCGCATCTGCACGAGAACCTGCTGCGCTTCAACCCGCAGTTGTACCGGGAAAACACCGAACACTTCCTCAAACAGACCGTGGCCCACGAAGTCGCGCACCTGATCGCCCATCAACTGTTCGGCGACCGCATCCAGCCCCACGGCGAGGAGTGGCAATTGATCATGCGTGGCGTCTATGAATTGCCGCCGGATCGCTGCCACACCTATGCAATCAAACGCCGCAGCGTGACCCGCTACATCTACAAATGCCCGTGCGCGGACAGTGATTTTCCGTTTTCGGCGCAGCGCCATAGCCTGGTGCGGCAGGGAAGGCGCTACCTGTGCCGGCGTTGTCGCAACACCTTGGTGTTCAGTGGTGAGATGCGGGTGGAGTAA